The genomic DNA CGTCACGGTAATCCTCCGCCGCCGCGCCGAGTAGAGAAGACCGATGCCCAGTGGCGCGCGCTCCTCACCGACGAACAATTCCGCATTACACGCCTGAAGGGAACTGAGCAGGCACACAGCTCGGACATGTGTCGGCTGTTCAGTCCCGGACAATATCGGTGTCTTTGCTGTGAGACAGTGCTGTTCAATGCGGCAGGCAAATATCAAAGCCATTCCGGCTGGCCCAGTTTTACCCAACCGGTGGCGCCGGGCATAATCGCCTATCACCAGGACGACAGATATGGCATGCGTCGGATCGAGACGACGTGTAATGTATGCGATGCTCATCTCGGCCATGTGTTCCCGGATGGACCTGAACCGAGCGGGTTACGGTTCTGTATCAATGCCCTCTCGTTGCGGAAGGCTGAGGATTGATCTGGAAGCGCCTTATCCGCGCCGGGACTCTCCGCGGGCTTCTACAGCCTCGCGGCTAGATCGGCCTCAATCGCTTCCGGTTTATCGCTCGGCGCATAGCGCTTCACGACCGTACCGTCGGAGCCCACGAGGAACTTGGTGAAGTTCCACTTGATCGCTTCGGTACCCAGAATCCCGGGTTTCTCCGATTTGAGGTAGTGGTAGAGTGGGTGCGCATTCCCCCCGTTCACTTGGATCTTTGCGAACATCGGGAAGGTAACGCCGTAGCTCCTGGTGCAGAACTGGGCGATCTCGGCTTCGCCGCTCGGCTCCTGGTGCCCGAACTGATTGCAGGGAAACCCAAGCACCGCAAATCCCCGATCTTTGAATTTGTCGTAGAGTGCTTGCAGCCCCTGGTACTGCGGCGTGAGCCCGCACTCGCTCGCGACATTGACGATGAGCAGCGTCTTGCCGCGGTACGCCTCCATCTTCTGAGGCTTGCCGTCGATTGTGATGAGGTCGATGTCGTAAAAGTTCATAGATTCCCAATCAAGGTGTATTCTTGGCCAACCGATAGATGCCTATGCTCCAACGATCCGGTACTCCGTTACCATCATCCCATCGGCAATATGGGGAGATTAAAGCATAGTCGGCAGTACAGTCGCCACAGCCATCCGTCGGGTTTCCAAAACAGGCACGTGAACTGTCTTCCCTCTGACGGTAGCAACGCTCCCGCCACTTCGTTTGTCCGAAACTTCAGCAGGGCCGCCTCATCCTCATCGGCACGCTTGGATCTTCACCCAACGGAACGGCACCCAATGGCGCATCCAGCTGCACTGGAAGGTTGACCTTACCTGGCTTATCATGTTTCTATCTATCTGCCCTGAGAGGTCCATATGAACTCAATGAATTCAGCGACTGCGTTTCGATTCCTCATCCTAGTGATTCCTGAAGTCTTGGTGATCTTTCGTCTATTTCCTGCTGAACATCCGAGGTACGGAAAACCCAAGGCCGTCGCGCTGGAAACGCAAGAACACCAATCACGCCAAGTAGGACAGGACCGAATCGTGGAAAGCAGTGAGCGGGAGAAAGACACGTTCGACAAGTTCCTGAGTCACGAACTTTGGTTGAAAACCCATTACCAATCGCACGACACGACATCAGGTTACGATTACAATCACTATCGGCCTGCTTACAAGTATGGGTTCGACCTGCCCCTTTGATCCGCATAATCAAAAGGGAACAGGCTGGAAGAGCATCGAACCCTAAGCGCGCCAAAACTGGATGGACGTATCATGGGACCGTGGAGTCAGCACCACCAAGCCGTTCTCTACGGGTGCGGACAGGGTGTCACATCAGAAGTCGGGCATGAGAAGAACCGAATTCTGGAGGCCCTTTTTACACGAGTGGGGAATGCATCAATATCAACTTCAACTACAAGGAGGGTTGGATGGATCATATCAAATTGATGATCTATGGTTTTATCGGCATGGGAGCCCTAGTTGCAATCATTGCTTTGCTCACACAGATGCTCGGCATCGCCAGAGGCTGATGCAGCAAGCCTGATGAGTTCTAGGATCGGGAAGATGAGGTTCATACCACGCTTCGTATGAGCCGACGGCTATTCAGCGCTCTATCGTAATGGCCGGCGGATACACCTCTTCGACTTCGACTTTCTTCATGAAGGAAGTCGATGCTGACCGAGGCCCAAAGCAAGAGCCCGACGATCTTCTGATCGTCGGGCTCTTTGTAACCCCCACAGACGTCAGTCTTCCGGAGTGCGAGTCTCAGTAAGGTCTTTGCTACCTGAGTCACGCTTGGATAATCTTTACGCATGCGTATTGCCACCTGGAATGTGAACTCGCTGAAGGCTCGCCTGGAAAAGGTCATATGGTGGCTGGATCGGGCGAAGCCGGATGTGCTCCTGATGCAGGAAACGAAGTTGTCGGACGCCGACGCGCCTGTCACATTATTCAAGCAGGCCGGATACGAGCTGGTGCACCATGGTGAGGGGCGATGGAACGGCGTGGCGATCGCGAGTCGATGCGGCATCGGCAGCGTGATCACGAATTTTGGAGAGCCGTTACGGCCGGCGCAGACGTCTGAAACCGGTGATGATGAACCGCTGGCTGAGGCGAGGATGCTCGCGGCGGAATGCGGGAACCTGTTCGTCATCTGCGTGTACGCCCCAAACGGCAGGCAGGTCGATTCGCCGTTTTATGAAGCGAAACTCGCGTGGTTCAGCAGGCTGACTCGCTGGATCGACGAGGCCGTCGCTCCGGACACAGCAGCCGTTATCGGCGGCGATTTCAATGTCGCACCGAAAGATATCGATGTGTGGGATCCCCGCGCCTGTTATGGCGGC from Nitrospira sp. includes the following:
- a CDS encoding Peptide-methionine (R)-S-oxide reductase MsrB; amino-acid sequence: MQHEDHSHTADRGANSSAEILKWDDVLRLARHGNPPPPRRVEKTDAQWRALLTDEQFRITRLKGTEQAHSSDMCRLFSPGQYRCLCCETVLFNAAGKYQSHSGWPSFTQPVAPGIIAYHQDDRYGMRRIETTCNVCDAHLGHVFPDGPEPSGLRFCINALSLRKAED
- a CDS encoding glutathione peroxidase; translation: MNFYDIDLITIDGKPQKMEAYRGKTLLIVNVASECGLTPQYQGLQALYDKFKDRGFAVLGFPCNQFGHQEPSGEAEIAQFCTRSYGVTFPMFAKIQVNGGNAHPLYHYLKSEKPGILGTEAIKWNFTKFLVGSDGTVVKRYAPSDKPEAIEADLAARL
- a CDS encoding Exodeoxyribonuclease III, which translates into the protein MRIATWNVNSLKARLEKVIWWLDRAKPDVLLMQETKLSDADAPVTLFKQAGYELVHHGEGRWNGVAIASRCGIGSVITNFGEPLRPAQTSETGDDEPLAEARMLAAECGNLFVICVYAPNGRQVDSPFYEAKLAWFSRLTRWIDEAVAPDTAAVIGGDFNVAPKDIDVWDPRACYGGTHVSERERQAFARLSSAGFVDAYRLHHPEPGRYTWWDYRAGSFYKNFGMRIDHLLVTTSLTHRVVWAEIDREARKGKPVPSDHAPLVIDIDSPGHPFDSGWTSAESRIAARLRKQ